A section of the Rhizomicrobium sp. genome encodes:
- a CDS encoding Mrp/NBP35 family ATP-binding protein — MAHATRDEVLRALDQVIDPVSGRSVVQEDIIQGLVVRDGNVGFAVEVDPARGRGAEPLRKTCEDAVAKLPGVHSVTAVLTAHQGAPARQAPPRAAPHRAEPPAPAGIPGVAAIVAVASGKGGVGKSTVAANLAIALGRQGLKVGLMDADIYGPSVPRLFDIREKPRAEGKKIVPIEKYGIKIMSLGLLIREDEAVVWRGPMVQSALTQMLNDTLWAPLDILILDMPPGTGDAQLTISQRAPLRGAVIVSTPQDIALIDARKGIAMFEKTKVPVLGIVENMSTFICPNCGHESHIFGHGGARAEARRMGVPFLGEIPLVPVIRETSDSGRPIVATAPDSAEAAAFLAVAKEVAAGVAGAQRAAPRIVLE, encoded by the coding sequence ATGGCGCACGCGACACGCGACGAGGTGCTGAGAGCGCTCGACCAGGTGATCGACCCGGTCAGCGGACGCAGCGTCGTGCAGGAAGACATCATCCAGGGACTTGTGGTGCGCGACGGCAATGTCGGCTTCGCGGTCGAGGTCGATCCGGCGCGCGGGCGCGGCGCGGAGCCGCTGCGCAAAACCTGCGAGGATGCGGTCGCCAAGCTTCCCGGCGTGCATTCCGTCACCGCCGTGCTCACCGCGCATCAGGGCGCGCCCGCCCGCCAGGCGCCGCCGCGTGCCGCACCGCACCGGGCCGAACCGCCGGCGCCGGCCGGCATTCCGGGCGTCGCGGCCATCGTCGCGGTGGCGAGCGGCAAGGGCGGCGTCGGCAAATCCACCGTCGCGGCCAATCTCGCCATCGCGCTCGGCCGGCAGGGCCTCAAGGTGGGACTGATGGACGCCGATATCTACGGGCCTTCGGTGCCGCGCCTGTTCGACATCCGCGAGAAGCCGCGCGCCGAAGGCAAGAAGATCGTGCCGATCGAGAAATACGGCATCAAGATCATGTCGCTGGGCCTGCTCATCCGCGAGGACGAGGCGGTGGTGTGGCGCGGCCCGATGGTGCAGAGCGCGCTGACCCAGATGCTGAACGACACGCTATGGGCGCCGCTCGACATCCTGATCCTCGACATGCCGCCGGGCACCGGCGATGCGCAGCTCACCATCTCGCAGCGCGCGCCCTTGCGCGGCGCTGTGATCGTGTCGACGCCGCAGGACATCGCGCTGATCGACGCGCGCAAGGGCATCGCGATGTTCGAGAAGACCAAGGTGCCGGTGCTCGGCATCGTGGAGAACATGTCGACTTTCATATGCCCCAATTGCGGCCATGAGAGCCATATCTTCGGCCATGGCGGGGCGCGCGCCGAGGCCAGGCGCATGGGCGTGCCGTTCCTGGGCGAGATCCCGCTGGTGCCGGTCATCCGCGAGACCTCGGATTCGGGGCGGCCCATCGTCGCGACCGCGCCGGACTCAGCAGAGGCGGCGGCTTTCCTCGCCGTCGCCAAAGAAGTCGCGGCGGGTGTTGCGGGCGCGCAACGCGCCGCGCCGCGAATTGTGCTGGAATAG
- a CDS encoding putative 2OG-Fe(II) oxygenase produces MAASKPQIRSLFATPVSIHFLPVAHDVNAALRPAIVERAAPGAHGQGWRSEPDFVSWAGDSAQTLFRVVRDMADGLTATRTGGRVTLDWKIEASACLRQKGEYRESAARPGAVWSGVYYVDDGYAKSDDAGLGGECELADPRGPLPAMVAPQFAFRIPGGLTAGASEIIRPQTGMIVLHPSWLARAERRYDGEHQRVAVEFDLTA; encoded by the coding sequence ATGGCCGCCAGCAAGCCGCAGATTCGAAGCCTCTTCGCGACACCCGTCTCGATCCACTTCCTTCCCGTGGCGCATGACGTCAACGCCGCCTTGCGTCCGGCGATCGTCGAGCGCGCGGCGCCGGGCGCGCATGGCCAGGGCTGGCGCTCCGAACCCGATTTCGTGAGCTGGGCGGGCGATTCCGCGCAGACGCTGTTCCGCGTGGTGCGCGACATGGCGGACGGGCTGACCGCGACGCGCACCGGCGGCCGCGTCACGCTCGACTGGAAGATCGAAGCCAGCGCGTGTCTGCGCCAGAAAGGCGAGTACCGCGAATCGGCGGCGCGGCCGGGCGCGGTGTGGTCCGGCGTCTATTACGTCGATGACGGCTACGCCAAATCCGACGATGCGGGCCTGGGCGGCGAGTGCGAGCTGGCCGATCCGCGCGGGCCGCTGCCCGCGATGGTGGCGCCGCAATTCGCCTTTCGCATCCCCGGCGGACTGACCGCGGGTGCGAGCGAGATCATCCGGCCGCAGACCGGGATGATCGTGCTGCACCCGTCCTGGCTGGCCCGCGCCGAGCGCCGCTATGACGGCGAACATCAGCGCGTCGCGGTGGAATTCGATCTGACGGCTTAA
- the hflK gene encoding FtsH protease activity modulator HflK, giving the protein MPWTNSSDGNGTGGPKGPWGRGPASPGGSGGGMRPPDFEDMLRRGQDSIRRFLPGGGFTTGGLIVVLLAVIIVWFATGIYFVGAYEQGIVLRFGRYVARTPPGMNYHLPWPIETAYTLDVTHQRQINIGYKATDDENGGSSEDIAAEAEMLTGDENIIDINFTVYWVVKDAGAFLFNVESPSDPADSSNQTIKAVAESAMREVVGRSQFENILTQDRESIQIQVRELMQKTLDMYGAGVNIVNVTMQKVDPPSEVIDAYRDVQAARADQERARNEAEGFANKVIPEARGNAARIVQDAEAYRQKAIAEASGQAKRFLSVLAQYRTAPDVTRRRIYIETMSGILGNMNKVIVDNSAKGVVPYFQLPNMVGAGATPPAGQSGTQSGGSQ; this is encoded by the coding sequence ATGCCTTGGACCAATTCGTCGGACGGCAACGGAACCGGAGGGCCCAAGGGCCCTTGGGGTCGCGGGCCCGCGTCGCCCGGCGGCAGCGGCGGCGGGATGCGTCCCCCCGATTTCGAGGACATGCTCCGGCGCGGCCAGGACAGCATCCGGCGCTTCCTGCCGGGCGGCGGGTTCACCACCGGCGGCCTGATCGTGGTGCTGCTCGCCGTGATCATCGTGTGGTTCGCCACCGGAATCTATTTCGTCGGCGCCTATGAGCAGGGCATCGTGCTGCGCTTCGGGCGCTATGTCGCGCGCACGCCGCCGGGCATGAACTATCACCTGCCCTGGCCGATCGAGACCGCCTATACGCTCGACGTGACGCATCAGCGCCAGATCAACATCGGCTACAAGGCGACCGACGACGAAAACGGCGGCTCCTCCGAGGACATCGCGGCCGAGGCCGAGATGCTGACCGGCGACGAGAACATCATCGACATCAATTTCACCGTCTATTGGGTGGTGAAGGACGCGGGCGCCTTCCTGTTCAACGTCGAGAGCCCGTCCGATCCGGCCGATTCGTCCAACCAGACCATCAAGGCGGTGGCCGAAAGCGCGATGCGCGAGGTGGTGGGCCGCAGCCAGTTCGAGAACATCCTCACCCAGGATCGCGAATCGATCCAGATCCAGGTCCGCGAGCTGATGCAGAAGACGCTCGACATGTACGGCGCGGGCGTCAACATCGTGAACGTCACGATGCAGAAGGTCGATCCGCCGAGCGAGGTGATCGACGCTTACCGCGATGTTCAGGCCGCCCGTGCCGACCAGGAGCGGGCGCGCAACGAGGCCGAAGGCTTCGCCAACAAGGTGATCCCCGAGGCGCGCGGCAACGCGGCCCGTATCGTCCAGGACGCCGAGGCCTATCGCCAGAAGGCGATCGCGGAGGCGTCCGGCCAGGCCAAGCGCTTCCTCTCGGTGCTCGCGCAATACCGCACCGCGCCCGACGTCACGCGCCGGCGCATCTATATCGAGACGATGAGCGGCATCCTGGGCAACATGAACAAGGTGATCGTCGACAATTCGGCAAAGGGCGTCGTGCCCTATTTCCAGCTGCCGAACATGGTCGGCGCGGGCGCGACGCCGCCGGCCGGCCAGAGCGGCACGCAGAGCGGGGGATCGCAATGA